The Herpetosiphonaceae bacterium genomic sequence AGATGCCGCCGACGATCGTCCTCGGATCGCGTATAATCTGCGGGCAGGTGCCCCAGCTTTCACAGTGAAGGGATTTTCGGATGACGACCTGGCTGGTCATTCTGGGCATGGCGGCGGTGACATACGCGACGCGCGACGATGATCTTTGCGCTGCGCGGCAAGCTCGTGCCCTGGCTCCAGCGCTGGCTGAGCTACGTGCCCGTCGCGGTGTTTACTGCGCTGATCGTGCCGCCGCTGCTGCTGCGGGCCGAGGGCACGGCAACCACGCTCACGATCGGGCCGACGCTCGGCGCGGGAGTGATCGGCGGGCTGGCGGCGTGGCGTACCGGCAACCTGCTGCTGACGATCGGCGCGGGCCTGGCGACGTACTGGCTGCTGCGCTGGCTCGGCCTCTAAGCCGTTATTCGCTGCGGCTGCCCGGCTGCGCCTTGAAGCAGTGCTCGACGTGATCGTTGACCATCCCGACGCTCTGCATAAAGCTGTAGCACATCGTCGGGCCGACCATCTTGAAGCCACGGCGTCGCAGCTCGCGCGCCATCCTGTCCGACTCCGGCGTCCAGGCGGGAACGGCGGACCAGATCGGCGCGGACGGTCGCAGCAGCGGCGCTCCACCCACAAACGACCAGATGTAGCGGTCGAACGAGCCATGCTCGGCCTGCACGTCGAGGAAGCGGCGCGCGTTGTGGATTGTGCTGTCGATCTTGCGGCGATTTCGGATGATGCCCGGATCGTTCAGCAGCCGCTCGACATCTTTGTCGTCGTACGCCGCGATGCGCTCGACATCCCACTCGTGGAAGGCGCGGCGAAAGTTCTCGCGCTTACGCAGAATCAGCAGCCAGGAGAGTCCGGCCTGAAACGCCTCCAAGATTAAACGCTCGAAAAGCGCCCGGTCGTTGTGGCAGGGCACGCCCCACTCATCGTCGTGATAGGCGATCATCAGCGGATCGCGCATAGTCCATTCACAGCGCTGCGGCTGATCGATCGTCATATGACCCCGTTTCAAGTTTCAAGTTTCGAGTTTCAAGTTTCGAGTTTCGAGTTCCAAGTTTCGAGTTCCAAGTTCCAAGTTTCCCTTTGTTCCTTTGTTTGTCGTTGCAGGCCCTCACCCCGGGCCCAGAGGGCACCCGGTTCTTTGTTCTTTTGTTCTTTTGTTCCTTTGTTCTTTTGTTCTTTTGTTCCTTTGTTCCTTTGTTCTTTGTTCTTTGTTCTTTGTTCCTTTGTTCTTTGTTCTGCTTAGTTCTTGGTTCTTAGTTCTTGGTTATCTCGTCCGTCGCCTGCGGCTCCAGCTTTTCGGCGTAGCGCTCGTCGAGCAGCGCGGGATCTTGCCAGATCGCTGCCGCCGCGCCGTGTGCCCAGCCCGCCCTGAAGGTTGCCTCGCCTAGGTACATGTGCAGCGTGGCGCTCAGCTCCGTGTAGTACGCCCGATCTGCCGGTGGCTGTGGCGCCTTGATCGCGGCCCGCAGCGAGTCCGCCGCGCCGCACAAGAACACAGCGCGCAGCGCGCAGCCCTGGGAGGCGTACACCCCCGCCATGCCTTCGAGCGCGGTAGCAATGCCCTCTTTGTCGCCGACCTCGCGGAAGAGCGAGAGTCCTTCCTGAAGCAGCCCGCGCGCATACGGGGTATCGCCCCGTTTGAGCGCAACTCGCGCCAGATAGGTGTAGGCCCGCGCGATGCCGGGCTTGTAGCCGAGCGGCTGAAAGATGCGCAGGCTTTCCTGCAACAGCACTGCCGCCTGGTCGATGTCGCCCTGGTAGAGCGAGGCGCGTCCCTGGAAGTTGAGCGCCGTGCCGATGCCGTTTTGATAATTCAGCCGCTGGTATAGCTCGCGGCTGCGGATCAGCAGCTCGGTGCTGCGCGCGGCGTCATCTTGATTGAGCAGCGCCATTGCCAGGTAGAGCTGCGCGCGCGCGACAGCGTGTGGATCGGCGCAGGCTTGCGCAAGCTGCCAGCCCTCTTCCAGCCGTTGTGTCGCCAGGGGATAGCTGCCCTGCCAGTAGGCGATCATGCCGAGATGGATCAGCGCCCGCGA encodes the following:
- a CDS encoding DNA-3-methyladenine glycosylase I; amino-acid sequence: MTIDQPQRCEWTMRDPLMIAYHDDEWGVPCHNDRALFERLILEAFQAGLSWLLILRKRENFRRAFHEWDVERIAAYDDKDVERLLNDPGIIRNRRKIDSTIHNARRFLDVQAEHGSFDRYIWSFVGGAPLLRPSAPIWSAVPAWTPESDRMARELRRRGFKMVGPTMCYSFMQSVGMVNDHVEHCFKAQPGSRSE